The DNA segment TCAGCTCCTCTATCTTTTAAAAAGCCTATTGCTGCACTAGCTGAACCGCCAGTTGCTAACATTGGATCAAGTACTATTAGTTCTCTTTCATTAACATCACTTGGAAGCTTACAGTAATATTCTACAGGCTTTAAAGTTTCAGGGTCTCTGTATAAACCAACATGACCAACTCTAGCAGCTGGTAACAAGCTTAACATACCTTCTACCATACCTAATCCTGCTCTTAATATTGGTACTAAGCCTAATTTTTTACCAGATATTACTTGTGATTTTGTTTTAGAAACAGGGGTTTCTATTTCTATTTCCTCAAGATGTAAATCTCTAGTAACTTCATATGCCATTAACATAGAAACTTCTTTTACTAATTCTCTAAATTCCTTTGAACCAGTATTCTTATCTCTAATAATAGTTAATTTATGTTTAATTAACGGATGATTCATTTCAACAACTTTTGCCAATATTAAAACCTCCTTTAAAAAATCTACACTCAATCTTGTATTATATCATATTATTGCCTTCTATGTCACTAATTTTATTTACTCTTCTTTCATGTCTTCCACCTTGAAACTCCGTATGACACCAAACATCAACTATTTCAAGTGCTAAATCTCTGCCTGTAACTCTACCACCTAAAGCTAACATATTAGCATTATTATGCTCTCTTGACATTCTTGCCGAATAACAATCTCCACATAATGCACATCTTATCCCTTTAACTTTATTTGCTGAAATAGATATTCCAATTCCTGTTCCACAAACTACAATACCTCTTTCACATACTCCATCAATAATTGCTTTAGCTGTTTTATATCCAAACTCAGGATAATCTACAGACTCACTAGAATTTGTTCCACAATCTACTACCTCTATGCCCTTTTCCTCAAGATGTGCTTTTATAATCTCTTTTAATTCAAACCCTCCATGATCACTACCTAACGCTATTTTCATTACCCATTCCTCCCCTTCTATATTTATTAATTAGCTAGTTGCATAAATCTACACCTAATGAAACGCATATTTAAATATATTGAAGCAACTTAATTTCCTTTATGATTAATTGTAAAAACTACCAATATAGTCACTAGGGAAACATATAATGTTTCTTTGAAAGTGTGACTTCAAGAGTTCGTTTCTTCATCGCTTTTACTTAAATCAAAAGAAACGAGCTCTTGTCGGAACCGTCAAAGATTGTTAGATGGTTCCCCTCACCAAAAACTTATGAGCTTAAATAATAAAAATACTCGTATTCATTTGATTTTTTATTTACAGCTATCTTTAAATTTCATCAAGCTTTCCACCTTCAATTATGGCTTCTAATGCCTTTCTTATCTCATCAGCACTCATTCTATAGTCATCTACAGGCAAGCCAAATGGATCACTTATATCCAGCTTTGAAAGCTTTGATCGAAGCTTTATTATCTTTGCTTTATCATCCTCTAACTCTTCTTCTATTTCCTGCTCCCATTTTATTATTGCATTATCTATTGATTGAATTTGTAATAATAGTTTTTCTTGCTTGTCCTTTAAGGCTTTTATTTCACCTATTCTTTCTTGCATTAACCTTTTTCTTGCATTGTTAATTTTTGTATATATCTTATTGATTTCATCTAAAATTTCATCATGTTT comes from the Abyssisolibacter fermentans genome and includes:
- the upp gene encoding uracil phosphoribosyltransferase; this translates as MNHPLIKHKLTIIRDKNTGSKEFRELVKEVSMLMAYEVTRDLHLEEIEIETPVSKTKSQVISGKKLGLVPILRAGLGMVEGMLSLLPAARVGHVGLYRDPETLKPVEYYCKLPSDVNERELIVLDPMLATGGSASAAIGFLKDRGAESIKLVCLIAAPEGIEVVKEAHPDVDIYVASVDEKLNDHAYIIPGLGDAGDRLFGTK
- the rpiB gene encoding ribose 5-phosphate isomerase B; the protein is MKIALGSDHGGFELKEIIKAHLEEKGIEVVDCGTNSSESVDYPEFGYKTAKAIIDGVCERGIVVCGTGIGISISANKVKGIRCALCGDCYSARMSREHNNANMLALGGRVTGRDLALEIVDVWCHTEFQGGRHERRVNKISDIEGNNMI
- a CDS encoding low molecular weight protein arginine phosphatase; the encoded protein is MKKILFVCTGNTCRSSIAEAILKDMLQKKGSKYEHIHVESAGLCAIDNDVATTQAICVMKEQGIDLSNHKSQRLDVDKIEEADLILTMTQHHKEALLKLTSKAKGKVFTLKEFALENVKHDEILDEINKIYTKINNARKRLMQERIGEIKALKDKQEKLLLQIQSIDNAIIKWEQEIEEELEDDKAKIIKLRSKLSKLDISDPFGLPVDDYRMSADEIRKALEAIIEGGKLDEI